A genomic window from Bacteroidota bacterium includes:
- the bshA gene encoding N-acetyl-alpha-D-glucosaminyl L-malate synthase BshA, translating to MKIGITCYPTYGGSGVVATELGKALALRGHQVHFISYAMPMRLDGFLNNIFYHEVEMTSYPLFEFPLYTPALASKMVEVAKFEKLDILHVHYAIPHTISAFLAKQIIGQKLKIITTLHGTDITLVGLEPSFLHIMKFVIEQSDGVTAVSRFLKDKTITNFQIEKDIRVIYNFINPEKYYRASDDGLKQSIAPNGEKIITHTSNFRSVKRVPDVIKIFFEISKQIKSKLILVGDGPERSACEALCREIGICDNVKFLGKQSEVVPILSISDLFLIPSQSESFGLAALEAMACGVPVISSSVGGLPELQLHGETGFIAEIGDIHRMAKYGIDLLTNEPKHISFANAARERAVNLFNENKIVNEYENYYNEILSK from the coding sequence ATGAAAATCGGTATAACCTGTTATCCAACATACGGTGGTAGTGGTGTGGTTGCTACTGAACTCGGGAAAGCTCTCGCATTGAGAGGTCATCAAGTCCATTTTATAAGCTACGCTATGCCAATGCGATTAGATGGTTTTTTAAATAATATATTTTACCACGAAGTGGAGATGACTAGTTATCCCCTTTTTGAATTTCCCCTTTACACGCCGGCACTGGCCAGCAAAATGGTGGAGGTTGCAAAATTCGAAAAGTTAGATATACTGCACGTCCACTACGCAATCCCTCACACAATTAGCGCCTTTTTGGCAAAACAAATTATCGGTCAAAAACTGAAGATAATTACTACTTTACACGGAACCGATATCACGCTGGTCGGTTTGGAACCGAGTTTCTTACACATAATGAAATTTGTAATTGAACAGAGCGACGGGGTGACTGCTGTTTCGAGATTTTTAAAAGATAAAACTATCACAAATTTTCAAATCGAAAAAGACATCCGCGTAATTTATAATTTTATAAATCCTGAAAAGTATTATCGTGCCTCTGATGATGGTCTAAAACAATCGATTGCTCCGAACGGTGAAAAAATTATCACTCATACATCCAATTTCAGATCCGTGAAGCGTGTCCCGGATGTTATAAAAATATTTTTTGAAATATCGAAACAAATAAAATCGAAACTGATTTTAGTGGGCGATGGACCTGAACGTTCGGCTTGCGAAGCTTTATGCAGAGAAATAGGGATATGCGATAATGTAAAGTTCTTAGGGAAACAGAGCGAGGTTGTTCCTATTTTATCAATTTCAGATTTATTTTTAATACCAAGCCAATCGGAAAGTTTTGGGTTGGCAGCTCTCGAAGCGATGGCATGCGGGGTCCCGGTGATATCTTCGAGCGTAGGTGGTTTACCTGAATTGCAGTTACACGGCGAAACAGGATTCATCGCTGAAATCGGGGACATACATCGCATGGCTAAATACGGTATTGATCTTTTAACGAATGAACCAAAGCATATATCGTTTGCAAATGCTGCACGCGAACGGGCAGTAAATCTTTTTAACGAAAATAAAATAGTCAATGAGTACGAAAATTATTACAACGAAATTTTATCAAAATAA